A genomic segment from Montipora foliosa isolate CH-2021 chromosome 9, ASM3666993v2, whole genome shotgun sequence encodes:
- the LOC137970126 gene encoding UPF0193 protein EVG1 homolog: MASNRQPVAKGGLWSTHTAPVSKETQNLLKVMMEESKLTNFQRRQLQENIKRGESLPVSCNPTTSRSAKVQPKRSPQKPLPKVMNAKHLSGGKRSKDAIDMKNTTEAQEIYKPPVGKLISEKDKRRLQNVMAYGEDGKEIEDTPIQKRLLPVEKVSEKEIDRFDEVVQEIEDRRAFLDEMEKLGQGKNYRTIIMTEISQKIRELELIDKERSKELNLVEQDR; this comes from the exons ATGGCGTCCAACAGACAGCCGGTTGCTAAAGGAGGTTTGTGGTCGACACACACCGCTCCTGTAAGCAAGGAGACACAAAATCTACTAAAAG TTATGATGGAAGAATCGAAGTTGACGAATTTTCAGCGCAGACAGCTACAAGAAAACATCAAAA GAGGTGAATCTCTTCCAGTCTCGTGTAATCCTACAACAAGTAGAAGTGCAAAGGTCCAACCTAAACGTTCACCTCAGAAACCTTTGCCGAAAGTAATGAATGCAAAGCATCTGTCGGGTGGGAAGAGATCAAAAGATGCAATTGACATGAAAAATACGACAGAGGCTCAAGAAATTTACAAACCTCCAGTGGGCA AATTGATCTCAGAGAAGGATAAAAGAAGACTACAAAATGTCATGGCTTATGGAGAGGATGGTAAAGAAATAGAAGACACTCCCATACAGAAAAGATTGTTACCTGTGGAAAAGGTTTCAGAAAAAGAAATTGATCGTTTTGATGAAG TCGTTCAGGAAATAGAGGATAGGAGAGCATTTTTGGATGAAATGGAAAAACTTGGACAAGGCAAAAACTACAGAACGATCATTATGACAGAAATATCACAG AAAATACGGGAACTGGAATTGATTGACAAAGAGAGAAGTAAAGAACTCAATCTGGTTGAACAAGATCGATGA